One region of Sebastes fasciatus isolate fSebFas1 chromosome 1, fSebFas1.pri, whole genome shotgun sequence genomic DNA includes:
- the cfap107 gene encoding cilia- and flagella-associated protein 107 isoform X1: protein MNQTGTAQDKWAQTGWRIEQKYADKVLIGNWAEERLQFTREPQTANSTNRIDHRPHWDFKPDVFERRSALLRAEGLPSKLLFGHNGPPSSHYLVTHYEESYQRKHTNTLPTLRPGHPDSLQLERSDRPIYAYPTNPGPPQSTKRRLEKQQSHLPSLTAYRSAYQRHPLGAFCQSRFARASRMLSSHLHAANHNNKDLDLRRRPLLQIPD, encoded by the exons ATGAACCAAACAGGGACGGCGCAGGACAAATGGGCCCAAACCGGCTGGAGGATAGAGCAGAAGTATGCAGACAAAGTGCTGATAGGCAACTGGGCCGAAGAAAGACTTCAG TTCACTCGGGAGCCACAGACAGCCAACAGCACCAATCGCATAGACCACCGGCCCCACTGGGACTTCAAGCCAGACGTCTTTGAGAGAAGATCTGCCCTGCTGAGAGCTGAG GGGCTTCCATCCAAGCTGCTATTTGGCCACAATGGCCCACCATCCTCTCATTACTTGGTCACGCACTATGAAGAGAGCTACCAGCGTAAACACACCAATACTTTGCCCACTCTGCGACCCGGGCATCCAGACAGCTTGCAGCTTGAGAGGTCTGACCGCCCAATTTATG CCTATCCAACCAACCCTGGCCCGCCGCAGTCCACAAAGCGCCGTTTGGAAAAGCAGCAGTCACACCTCCCGTCACTGACTGCGTACAGGTCAGCGTACCAGAGGCACCCACTCGGCGCCTTCTGCCAGAGCCGCTTTGCCAGGGCTTCACGCATGCTCTCCAGCCACCTCCACGCGGCCAATCACAACAACAAGGACCTGGATCTGAGGCGGCGCCCGCTGCTGCAAATCCCAGATTGA
- the cfap107 gene encoding cilia- and flagella-associated protein 107 isoform X2 translates to MNQTGTAQDKWAQTGWRIEQKYADKVLIGNWAEERLQGLPSKLLFGHNGPPSSHYLVTHYEESYQRKHTNTLPTLRPGHPDSLQLERSDRPIYAYPTNPGPPQSTKRRLEKQQSHLPSLTAYRSAYQRHPLGAFCQSRFARASRMLSSHLHAANHNNKDLDLRRRPLLQIPD, encoded by the exons ATGAACCAAACAGGGACGGCGCAGGACAAATGGGCCCAAACCGGCTGGAGGATAGAGCAGAAGTATGCAGACAAAGTGCTGATAGGCAACTGGGCCGAAGAAAGACTTCAG GGGCTTCCATCCAAGCTGCTATTTGGCCACAATGGCCCACCATCCTCTCATTACTTGGTCACGCACTATGAAGAGAGCTACCAGCGTAAACACACCAATACTTTGCCCACTCTGCGACCCGGGCATCCAGACAGCTTGCAGCTTGAGAGGTCTGACCGCCCAATTTATG CCTATCCAACCAACCCTGGCCCGCCGCAGTCCACAAAGCGCCGTTTGGAAAAGCAGCAGTCACACCTCCCGTCACTGACTGCGTACAGGTCAGCGTACCAGAGGCACCCACTCGGCGCCTTCTGCCAGAGCCGCTTTGCCAGGGCTTCACGCATGCTCTCCAGCCACCTCCACGCGGCCAATCACAACAACAAGGACCTGGATCTGAGGCGGCGCCCGCTGCTGCAAATCCCAGATTGA
- the aadacl4 gene encoding arylacetamide deacetylase-like 4 — MDIGTAILIIGFAALVAAFLLLVIGLVYSELMNSDIPRGVANSGKLHMVHGLFVGIAIVGRILHRLGICQQVSFTRWFVACFLTRVNPVPAGLRVKDLTFSEVPVRVYEPTTVCDGLRRGLVYFHGGGWVLGNIDSVDEVCRHIAKESDTAVVSVGYRLAPEHRYPAQLDDCEAALCHFLSAAEAEFSVDSRRVAVGGDSTGANLAAALCQRLARREVGHLPLPCAQVLIYPALQMADFNLPSYQQNHAVPILFRGRMAFYFLQYLNGDMSLCQDLLEGIHVPTELKPCYEEWLSPSNLPPEFLARGFGERPTAEYDGEVYHKIKAGLEHEVSPLLADDDVIQKTPPTFILTCEYDVLRDDGILYRKRLMDLDRDVTWRHMTKGFHGMINFFKQGWLTFPSAAQVVDSVVEYMKTL; from the exons ATGGACATCGGCACTGCAATTTTAATAATTGGCTTCGCTGCTCTTGTTGCAGCCTTCCTCCTCCTGGTAATTGGACTTGTGTACTCTGAGCTGATGAATTCAGACATTCCTCGTGGGGTTGCGAATAGCGGGAAACTGCACATGGTTCATGGCTTGTTTGTTGGCATAGCAATTGTG GGCCGGATCCTTCATCGCCTGGGCATTTGTCAGCAGGTCAGCTTCACCCGATGGTTTGTGGCCTGTTTTCTGACTCGTGTAAATCCAGTTCCCGCGGGCCTGCGGGTGAAGGACCTGACGTTTTCTGAGGTCCCAGTGCGAGTCTATGAACCCACCACCGTGTGTGACGGCTTGAGAAGAGGTCTTGTGTATTTCCATGGAGGAGGATGGGTGCTGGGCAATATAG ATTCTGTTGATGAAGTCTGTCGGCACATCGCCAAGGAATCAGACACCGCTGTGGTTTCTGTTGG ATATCGATTAGCCCCCGAGCACAGATACCCCGCCCAGCTGGACGATTGTGAAGCGGCGTtgtgtcacttcctgtctgcggCTGAGGCAGAGTTTAGCGTGGACTCTCGCAGAGTGGCAGTCGGAGGGGACAGCACTGGGGCTAACCTGGCAGCCGCGCTGTGCCAAAGGCTGGCGAGGAGAGAGGTCGGACATCTGCCACTCCCCTGCGCTCAGGTCCTCATCTACCCGGCCCTGCAGATGGCAGATTTCAACCTGCCCTCGTACCAACAAAATCATGCTGTGCCCATATTGTTCCGTGGCCGTATGGCGTTCTACTTCCTGCAGTACCTCAATGGGGACATGTCTCTGTGCCAGGATTTGTTGGAAGGCATCCACGTCCCCACTGAGCTCAAGCCATGCTACGAGGAGTGGCTCTCCCCTTCCAACCTTCCCCCTGAGTTTCTTGCGCGGGGTTTCGGCGAGCGCCCAACCGCAGAATATGACGGGGAGGTGTATCACAAAATCAAAGCTGGCTTGGAACACGAGGTCTCGCCTTTACTGGCGGACGATGACGTCATTCAGAAAACACCCCCCACCTTTATCCTCACCTGCGAGTATGACGTCCTGAGGGATGATGGGATTCTTTACAGGAAACGACTGATGGACTTGGACAGGGATGTCACCTGGCGACACATGACGAAAGGTTTTCACGGCATGATTAACTTTTTCAAACAGGGCTGGCTCACCTTTCCCTCTGCAGCGCAGGTTGTGGATAGTGTTGTTGAGTatatgaaaacactgtga